The sequence below is a genomic window from Elusimicrobiota bacterium.
AATATTCTTGAGCCTTTCCCTTGCATACCTGCAATACTCATCGTTTATTTCTATCCCGATATATCTTCTATTTAGTTCTTTCGCCGCAACTGCCGTAGTTCCGCTTCCGACAAAGGGATCAAGAACAATATCATTAGGTCTGGAAAGCAGTTTTATTATCTCTTTTATTATAAATAATGGATAAATGGCTGGATGCTTACAACCTTTTATTGTTTCAACTGCACATTCTATTATATCCTTTTTTATTGGCTCTCCTTTAATCTTTATAATTGTAAAGCCTTTTTTCATAAGCTGATATTTTCTTCCACCGTCCTGTCCGCCAAATGATTCAGAATGTATCCCTTTTATCTTCATTCTGAAGCTCTCAAACTTTCCAGTTTTAACTTCTTTTATTACTTCCCATAATTCACAAAATGCCGTTTTCTTTTGTTCCAAACTAAGGTTGGAATTTTCAATAAGTTTAAAGTATTTTTCTCCAATCTTATTACCGTTAGTCCGTTTGTTTTTCCTCCCATTGTTGTTCATATAATCGCCAAAATCATAATAATAGTTATCACTTTTTACGAAATGGAAAAAAGGCTCTGTGCTGCTAACAAGTCTCTTCTGATATTGTCTTGGCGTAGGATTGAGTTTTACCCAGGTAATATTGTTTACGAGCTTTACAGGAAAATTCTTTAGCACCTCTATAGCAAACCGGTAGGGGATCAGTTGTAGACTGCCTCCCAGATATTTATCTCCTAAATTAAATATGATATTTCCATCATCCGTCAAAACCCTAATGCATTCAAAAAAAACTTTAAGTAAATTTTCTATATACTCCTCAACATTCTTTTCATTTCCAATACCTTTCCCGTAGTCCCTTTGCTTGAAATAAGGTGGAGAAGTAATTACTAAATTTATTGCATTGTCAGGAATTGATCTTAATACAGTTAGACTATCTCCCTCTATTATGTTATCCAAGCAATTCTCAAGAGATTTAGTATCTTGAGCAAAATATTGCACTCTAGATTCTGCCACTCTAAATCTATTAACTCTTAGTTTTTTCTCTCGTTTCATTTTTTTCACTTGTACTCAGAATAAAGATTTTGACTCTCAAAACTTCAAAAATTT
It includes:
- a CDS encoding site-specific DNA-methyltransferase; protein product: MKREKKLRVNRFRVAESRVQYFAQDTKSLENCLDNIIEGDSLTVLRSIPDNAINLVITSPPYFKQRDYGKGIGNEKNVEEYIENLLKVFFECIRVLTDDGNIIFNLGDKYLGGSLQLIPYRFAIEVLKNFPVKLVNNITWVKLNPTPRQYQKRLVSSTEPFFHFVKSDNYYYDFGDYMNNNGRKNKRTNGNKIGEKYFKLIENSNLSLEQKKTAFCELWEVIKEVKTGKFESFRMKIKGIHSESFGGQDGGRKYQLMKKGFTIIKIKGEPIKKDIIECAVETIKGCKHPAIYPLFIIKEIIKLLSRPNDIVLDPFVGSGTTAVAAKELNRRYIGIEINDEYCRYARERLKNIGVGKPLELFVWQK